The Sphingobium aromaticiconvertens genome has a segment encoding these proteins:
- a CDS encoding membrane-like protein: MLPDSDLRAYDDVSAQRQGTDVTGMKSIFWSGVGAILLLGGCAKYDGGNNDVGNQAAVPIPANAAPQASVPIIRNEGGEVETVQASPQSVVPAAALPQRKRIPSDVVAYRALGTEPFWSVTVRQGRATLERPDRPPLTVPVTLTQDPRALRYIGEGLTLMATPGPCSDGMSDALYADRVQVAFGEGTLKGCGGPRVDDGPERP; this comes from the coding sequence GTGCTTCCCGATTCTGACCTTCGCGCCTATGATGATGTATCGGCGCAGCGACAAGGGACTGACGTGACGGGCATGAAGAGCATCTTCTGGAGCGGTGTGGGTGCGATACTGTTGCTGGGCGGCTGCGCGAAATATGATGGCGGCAACAATGATGTCGGGAATCAGGCTGCCGTGCCGATTCCTGCCAATGCCGCACCGCAGGCATCCGTGCCGATCATCCGCAATGAGGGTGGCGAGGTCGAAACGGTGCAGGCCAGCCCGCAATCGGTCGTACCGGCTGCTGCGCTGCCCCAACGCAAGCGCATACCGTCCGACGTGGTCGCGTATCGCGCACTGGGCACCGAACCCTTCTGGTCCGTGACGGTGCGACAGGGTCGCGCGACGCTGGAGCGACCCGATCGCCCGCCGCTGACCGTGCCCGTTACGCTAACGCAAGACCCGCGCGCGCTGCGCTATATTGGCGAGGGGCTGACGCTGATGGCGACGCCGGGACCGTGTAGCGACGGAATGAGCGACGCGCTCTATGCCGATCGGGTGCAGGTGGCATTCGGCGAGGGAACATTGAAGGGCTGCGGCGGGCCACGTGTGGATGACGGGCCGGAGCGACCTTAA
- a CDS encoding NADH:flavin oxidoreductase/NADH oxidase, whose product MPGPKLFEPLTIGNATLANRIIIAPMCQYSAVDGCMTDWHAMHLGQLAQSGAALLTIEATAVVPEGRISYADVGLYDDASEAALARTLEGVRRWSDMPIAIQLAHAGRKASTDLPWKGGAQLPPADANGWQTVAPSAIAFADGQNAPTALDMDGLARVRDAFIDAARRAARLGIDAIQIHGAHGYLLHQFLSPLSNHREDSYGGSLENRMRFPLEIFDAVRAVFPADRSVTMRVSGTDWVEDGWDVEQTIAFAQALEARGCSAIHVSSGGLHPDQAIPVGPSYQVPLARAVKQGVTIPVITVGLITDFEQAEAIVGTGDADAVALARTILYDPRWPWHAAAHLGAQVKAAPQYLRCQPRQYKALFG is encoded by the coding sequence GTGCCCGGACCAAAGCTTTTCGAACCGCTCACCATCGGCAACGCAACGCTTGCCAACCGCATCATCATTGCGCCCATGTGCCAATATTCGGCGGTCGATGGCTGTATGACCGACTGGCACGCCATGCATCTGGGCCAGTTGGCGCAGTCCGGTGCCGCCCTTCTGACGATCGAGGCGACGGCGGTCGTGCCGGAGGGGCGGATCAGCTACGCTGACGTCGGCCTTTATGACGACGCGAGCGAGGCTGCGCTTGCCCGCACGCTGGAGGGTGTGCGGCGCTGGTCGGACATGCCGATCGCGATTCAGCTTGCCCATGCGGGGCGCAAAGCCTCGACGGATTTGCCGTGGAAAGGGGGGGCGCAATTGCCGCCCGCCGATGCCAATGGCTGGCAGACGGTGGCGCCGTCCGCCATTGCCTTTGCCGATGGTCAAAATGCCCCGACCGCGCTGGATATGGACGGCCTTGCCCGCGTGCGGGATGCTTTCATCGACGCTGCCCGTCGTGCGGCCCGGCTGGGAATCGACGCCATCCAGATTCATGGCGCGCATGGCTATTTGCTGCACCAGTTCCTCTCCCCGCTCTCCAACCATCGCGAGGATAGCTATGGCGGCAGCCTGGAAAATCGGATGCGGTTTCCACTGGAGATATTCGACGCGGTTCGCGCGGTCTTTCCTGCCGATCGCTCCGTGACGATGCGGGTATCCGGCACTGACTGGGTGGAAGACGGCTGGGATGTCGAGCAGACGATCGCTTTCGCACAGGCACTCGAAGCCCGCGGATGCAGCGCTATCCATGTGTCGAGCGGGGGCCTGCATCCCGATCAGGCGATTCCTGTCGGTCCCAGCTATCAGGTGCCCCTTGCGCGTGCGGTCAAGCAAGGCGTGACGATTCCGGTCATCACCGTTGGCCTCATCACCGACTTTGAGCAGGCGGAGGCGATTGTGGGGACGGGCGATGCGGATGCCGTCGCGCTGGCCCGCACCATCCTCTACGATCCGCGTTGGCCCTGGCATGCCGCTGCCCATCTGGGCGCGCAGGTGAAGGCCGCGCCCCAATATCTGCGCTGCCAGCCGCGCCAGTATAAGGCGTTGTTCGGCTGA
- the gyrB gene encoding DNA topoisomerase (ATP-hydrolyzing) subunit B, producing MSEEPKNAPNSNEYGADSIKVLKGLDAVRKRPGMYIGDTDDGSGLHHMVFEVSDNAIDEALAGHCDRIDITLNPDGSVSVMDNGRGIPTGIHSEEGVSAAEVIMTQLHAGGKFENTSDDNAYKVSGGLHGVGVSVVNALSDWLELNIWRDGQEHWMRFRNGDAEAPLKVLGPATDGQKGTKVTFMFSTETFKNVTDYDFDKLEHRYRELAFLNSGVRLFLTDARHEESKTVELYYEGGIAAFVQYLDRTKTSMMPEPIAISGTRDEVTIEVALEWNDSYYENVLCFTNNIPQRDGGTHLAAFRAALTRTLNNYADKSGMLKKEKVTLTGEDMREGLTAIVSVKLPDPKFSSQTKDKLVSSEVRQPLESLMADKMAEWLEENPGHGKMIIQKVIDAAAAREAAKKARELTRRKGVMDIASLPGKLADCQERDPAKSELFLVEGDSAGGSAKQGRNRHNQAILPLKGKILNVERARFDKMLSSKEVGTLIQAMGTSIRDDFNIEKLRYHKIVIMTDADVDGAHIRTLLLTFFYRQMPQIIENGHLFIAQPPLYKATRGRSEVYLKNEAALEQYLVDNGVDSMVLEGSGGSRTGEDLKTLVDHARRMRAVMRYVPRRYDPRIIEALSLTGSLDPELSNAEQATRLNAAVAWMGAHDEEGKWTGRVAEEGGFHFERLWRGVTDHHVIEHGFLGSAEARKLHSLASEESSSYRTPSRLVSAKAAAAQEEAGDDDLPAAPAKGVIAVSRPSDLLEAILAAGRKGLSIQRYKGLGEMNAEQLWETTLDPDNRSMLRVEVDQADIADEIFTRLMGDVVEPRREFIQDNALNVANLDV from the coding sequence ATGAGCGAAGAACCCAAGAACGCCCCGAACAGCAATGAATATGGCGCCGACAGCATCAAGGTGCTGAAAGGTCTGGATGCCGTCCGCAAACGGCCCGGCATGTATATCGGCGATACCGACGACGGGTCGGGCCTGCACCACATGGTGTTCGAGGTCAGCGACAACGCGATCGACGAAGCCCTGGCGGGCCATTGCGACCGCATCGACATCACCCTGAACCCCGACGGTTCGGTCAGCGTGATGGACAATGGACGCGGCATCCCCACCGGCATCCATAGCGAAGAAGGCGTTTCCGCCGCCGAGGTCATCATGACTCAGCTTCACGCGGGCGGAAAGTTCGAGAATACGTCCGACGACAATGCCTATAAGGTATCGGGCGGCCTGCATGGCGTGGGCGTGTCCGTGGTGAACGCATTGTCCGACTGGCTGGAGCTGAATATCTGGCGCGACGGGCAGGAGCATTGGATGCGCTTCCGCAACGGCGACGCCGAAGCCCCGTTGAAGGTGCTGGGTCCGGCAACCGATGGCCAGAAGGGGACCAAAGTCACCTTCATGTTCTCGACCGAGACATTCAAGAACGTCACCGATTATGATTTCGACAAGCTGGAGCATCGCTATCGCGAGCTGGCTTTCCTCAACAGTGGCGTGCGCCTGTTCCTGACCGATGCACGGCATGAAGAAAGCAAGACGGTCGAGCTTTATTATGAGGGCGGCATCGCGGCCTTCGTCCAATATCTCGATCGCACCAAGACTTCGATGATGCCCGAGCCGATCGCCATTTCCGGCACCCGCGACGAAGTAACGATCGAAGTCGCGCTGGAGTGGAACGACAGCTATTATGAAAATGTCCTGTGCTTCACCAATAACATCCCACAACGGGATGGCGGCACCCACCTGGCGGCCTTCCGCGCGGCGCTGACCCGCACGCTCAACAATTATGCCGACAAGTCGGGCATGTTGAAGAAGGAAAAGGTGACACTGACCGGTGAGGATATGCGCGAAGGGCTGACGGCGATCGTCTCGGTCAAGCTGCCCGACCCGAAATTCTCAAGCCAGACCAAGGACAAGCTGGTCTCCTCCGAAGTGCGCCAGCCGCTGGAAAGCCTGATGGCCGACAAGATGGCCGAGTGGCTGGAGGAGAATCCGGGGCACGGCAAGATGATCATCCAGAAGGTGATCGACGCCGCCGCCGCCCGCGAAGCCGCCAAGAAAGCGCGCGAACTGACCCGGCGCAAGGGCGTGATGGACATCGCCTCCCTGCCCGGCAAGCTGGCCGACTGTCAGGAGCGCGACCCCGCCAAGTCCGAACTGTTCCTGGTCGAAGGTGACTCGGCAGGCGGATCGGCCAAGCAGGGCCGCAACCGCCATAACCAGGCGATCCTGCCGCTGAAAGGCAAGATCCTGAACGTAGAGCGTGCGCGATTCGACAAGATGCTGTCGTCCAAGGAAGTCGGCACGCTGATTCAGGCGATGGGCACCAGCATCCGCGACGATTTCAACATCGAGAAGCTGCGTTACCACAAGATCGTGATCATGACCGACGCAGACGTCGACGGCGCGCATATCCGCACATTGTTGCTGACCTTCTTCTATCGCCAGATGCCGCAGATCATCGAGAATGGGCATCTCTTCATCGCCCAGCCGCCGCTCTACAAGGCGACGCGCGGACGCAGCGAAGTCTACCTGAAAAACGAAGCCGCATTGGAGCAATATCTGGTCGACAATGGCGTCGATTCGATGGTGCTGGAGGGATCGGGCGGTTCGCGCACCGGTGAAGATCTCAAGACGCTGGTCGACCATGCGCGCCGGATGCGCGCAGTGATGCGCTATGTCCCGCGCCGTTACGACCCCCGTATTATCGAAGCGCTGAGCCTGACCGGCTCGCTCGATCCCGAATTGAGCAATGCGGAACAGGCCACGCGTCTGAATGCCGCCGTCGCCTGGATGGGTGCTCATGACGAAGAGGGCAAGTGGACCGGTCGCGTCGCCGAAGAAGGCGGCTTCCATTTCGAGCGGCTGTGGCGCGGCGTCACCGACCATCATGTCATCGAGCATGGCTTCCTAGGGTCTGCCGAAGCGCGCAAACTGCATAGCCTGGCAAGCGAAGAGTCCAGCAGCTATCGCACCCCCAGCCGTCTGGTCAGCGCAAAGGCCGCCGCCGCGCAGGAAGAAGCGGGGGACGACGACCTGCCCGCCGCACCGGCCAAGGGCGTGATCGCCGTGTCCCGTCCCAGCGACCTGCTGGAAGCGATCCTGGCCGCCGGGCGTAAGGGTCTGTCGATCCAGCGCTACAAAGGACTGGGCGAGATGAATGCGGAACAGCTTTGGGAAACCACGCTGGACCCCGACAATCGGTCGATGCTGCGGGTCGAGGTCGATCAGGCGGACATTGCCGACGAAATCTTCACCCGCCTGATGGGTGACGTGGTCGAACCACGCCGCGAGTTCATTCAGGACAATGCGCTGAACGTCGCCAATCTGGACGTATAG
- a CDS encoding DUF1993 domain-containing protein, whose translation MATELYDLTIPVLVRALHILSAILEKGAAHAEAQGIDPATLTQARLAADMAPLIKQVQFVSDTAKGAAIRIGGLDPVPMADTESSFPELQDRIARTIAFLESVPREKIDGHEDAEVILQTPGGALTFTGRSYALGFVLPNLFFHVTTAYALLRQAGVPLGKLDYLGPVTA comes from the coding sequence ATGGCGACTGAATTGTACGACCTGACCATCCCGGTGCTGGTCCGCGCGCTACATATTCTGTCGGCGATTCTGGAAAAGGGCGCGGCCCATGCCGAGGCGCAGGGGATCGACCCTGCAACGCTGACACAGGCCCGGCTGGCGGCGGACATGGCGCCCCTCATCAAACAGGTGCAGTTCGTCAGTGACACGGCCAAGGGCGCCGCCATCCGCATCGGCGGACTGGACCCCGTTCCGATGGCCGACACCGAAAGCAGCTTCCCCGAGTTGCAGGACCGGATCGCCCGCACCATCGCCTTTCTGGAATCGGTGCCGCGCGAAAAGATCGACGGACATGAGGATGCCGAGGTGATCCTGCAAACGCCCGGCGGCGCGCTGACCTTCACGGGCCGCAGCTATGCGCTGGGGTTCGTGCTGCCCAACCTCTTCTTCCATGTCACGACCGCCTATGCGCTGTTGCGACAGGCAGGTGTACCGCTGGGCAAGCTCGATTATCTGGGACCGGTCACGGCATAA
- a CDS encoding PLP-dependent aminotransferase family protein: MSTSALRPPSLLRLLGAWRAEGNAEPAYRQLAQALRMLILDGRIGLDVRLPGERELAGALDLSRTTISAAFDRLRDEGYLQSRQGSGSVTRLPSARAGGVPLPGAGEDLGEGILNWTAAALPAPEGIARAYQAAVEQLPAWFGDLGYDALGLPPLRQAIADHFTARGCPTTPDQIMVTNGAQQGFALLLGMLAGPGDRVVIDHPTYHNAILALQRSHIVPVPVGLPVNGWDIDAMEAAFRQTSPRFAYVIADFHNPTGRSMDPATRRALVAAAARSHTPLVVDETMVAMGLDGTSPPPVASHDPTGCGVITLGSASKIFWGGLRIGWIRADPQTVAGLGRLRTTLDMASPAIDQLAVAWLLENGDGLGARRDMLRGRRDRLVALVEEHLPHWRVEAPAGGLSLWAELPRGEGTALAALAESHGLRIAPGPRFGVGGAFERFVRLPFTLPEEQLEMAVTRLAAADTRLHARNPRGRDSAAWALEADRLI; the protein is encoded by the coding sequence ATGTCCACCTCCGCGCTTCGTCCACCCTCGCTCCTTCGCCTGCTTGGCGCCTGGCGTGCGGAAGGCAATGCAGAGCCTGCCTATCGCCAGTTGGCGCAGGCGTTGCGGATGCTGATTCTCGACGGGCGCATCGGTCTGGACGTGCGCCTGCCGGGGGAGCGCGAACTGGCAGGGGCGCTGGACCTTAGCCGCACGACGATTTCCGCCGCCTTTGATCGCCTGCGCGACGAGGGCTATCTGCAAAGCCGTCAGGGGTCGGGCAGTGTCACCCGGCTTCCGTCCGCTCGGGCAGGAGGCGTGCCGCTTCCCGGTGCCGGGGAGGATCTGGGGGAAGGGATTCTCAACTGGACTGCCGCCGCCTTGCCCGCGCCTGAGGGAATCGCGCGGGCCTATCAGGCCGCGGTGGAACAGTTACCCGCCTGGTTTGGCGACCTTGGCTACGACGCGCTAGGCCTGCCGCCTTTGCGGCAGGCGATCGCCGACCATTTCACCGCGCGCGGCTGTCCCACCACGCCGGACCAGATCATGGTGACGAACGGCGCGCAGCAGGGGTTCGCATTGTTGCTGGGGATGCTTGCCGGACCGGGTGACCGGGTCGTGATCGACCACCCCACCTATCATAATGCGATACTGGCGTTGCAACGCAGCCATATCGTGCCGGTGCCGGTGGGCCTGCCCGTCAATGGCTGGGACATTGACGCGATGGAGGCGGCCTTTCGCCAGACATCCCCGCGTTTCGCTTATGTAATCGCGGATTTCCACAATCCCACGGGCCGCAGCATGGACCCGGCGACTCGCCGTGCGCTGGTGGCCGCCGCTGCACGCAGCCATACGCCGCTGGTGGTGGACGAAACGATGGTGGCCATGGGTCTGGACGGAACGTCGCCGCCGCCGGTCGCATCGCATGATCCAACGGGATGCGGAGTCATCACCCTTGGGTCGGCCAGCAAGATTTTCTGGGGTGGCCTGCGGATCGGATGGATACGCGCCGATCCCCAGACGGTGGCGGGGTTGGGACGGTTGCGGACGACGCTGGACATGGCCAGTCCCGCCATCGATCAGCTTGCGGTCGCCTGGCTGCTGGAGAATGGCGATGGCCTTGGCGCACGGCGCGACATGCTGCGGGGACGGCGTGACCGGTTGGTCGCGCTGGTCGAAGAGCATCTCCCCCACTGGCGGGTGGAGGCGCCCGCAGGCGGCCTGTCGCTCTGGGCGGAACTGCCTCGGGGGGAGGGGACGGCGCTGGCTGCGCTGGCGGAAAGTCATGGGCTTCGGATCGCACCCGGCCCGCGCTTTGGCGTCGGCGGCGCATTCGAACGGTTCGTGCGCCTGCCCTTCACTCTGCCGGAAGAGCAACTGGAGATGGCGGTCACGCGTCTGGCCGCCGCCGATACACGTCTCCACGCTCGAAACCCGCGCGGCCGCGACAGCGCCGCCTGGGCGCTGGAGGCTGATCGCTTGATCTGA
- the ppa gene encoding inorganic diphosphatase, which translates to MNIDLIPVGDDPPHSLNVIIEVPVGGEPVKYEFDKKSGALFVDRILHTPMRYPANYGFVPHTLSPDGDPLDALVIARSPFVPGSVVRARPIAVLNLEDEAGGDEKLVCVPDNKTFPYYADVGEKDDLPGIVMEQIEHFFTHYKDLEKTKWVRIGTWGGAEDARQITLEAIARYEASKKTA; encoded by the coding sequence ATGAATATCGACCTGATTCCGGTGGGCGACGATCCGCCCCACAGCCTTAACGTCATCATCGAAGTGCCGGTTGGCGGCGAGCCGGTGAAATATGAATTCGACAAGAAGTCGGGCGCCCTGTTCGTCGATCGCATCCTGCACACGCCGATGCGCTACCCTGCCAATTACGGCTTTGTGCCGCACACCCTGTCGCCCGACGGCGATCCGCTGGACGCGCTGGTGATCGCGCGCTCGCCCTTCGTGCCCGGCTCCGTCGTGCGCGCCCGGCCGATCGCGGTGCTGAACCTGGAAGATGAGGCCGGCGGCGACGAGAAGCTGGTATGCGTGCCCGACAACAAGACCTTCCCTTATTATGCCGATGTCGGCGAGAAGGACGATCTGCCCGGCATCGTGATGGAGCAGATCGAGCATTTCTTCACCCACTATAAGGATCTGGAAAAGACCAAGTGGGTCCGCATCGGAACGTGGGGCGGCGCGGAAGACGCTCGCCAGATCACGCTGGAAGCGATTGCCCGCTATGAGGCATCCAAGAAGACGGCCTGA
- a CDS encoding peptidase M61 gives MIRSLAAALCLSTCLSSAIAQDAIRSKPTALPVVDTVSAPRDTPYPGGTIKLEVDATDTTQRIFRVKETIPVAASGPMTLLMPQWLPGNHAPRGQIEKLAGLTITADGKPVAWKRDPLNVYAFQITVPQGARNVVAQFQFLSATTPAQGRVVVTPKMLNIQWESVSLYPAGYFTRQIPIQATVTYPDGWQAATALRGKKTGSTVAYDVIDYEALQDSPVFAGTHFKAVDLGNNVTLNMVADDAEELVYTPDQMAKHKKLVAEAKALFGTYHFDHYDFLFAITDEMGGIGLEHHRSSENQVEPGYFTKWDDGLLDRNLLPHEFTHSWDGKFRRPDLLWTPDFSVPMQDNLLWVYEGQTQFWGYVLGARSGLFSKQETLDAYAHIAAKLDTAKGREWRPMEDTTHDPIIAARRPKGWSSWQRSEDYYNEGLMIWLEADAIIRKQTGGAKGLDDFAQAFFGINPGDWGQVVYNRQDVIKTLNGIAPYDWAGFFTKYVDSPTRETPKSGFTMGGYRLVYGDTPGAITKKAEATQKMVDQGFGIGLIVKNDGEISTVVWDSAAFKAGLAAGTKIIAVNGNEYSADAFKAAITAAKNPKTPIEIIVKQDKYYRTLRLDYSSGLRYPRLDKLGEGEGSLDTLLNPKT, from the coding sequence ATGATCCGCAGCCTTGCTGCCGCCCTGTGCCTTTCCACCTGCCTGTCGTCGGCAATCGCGCAGGACGCCATCCGCTCCAAACCGACCGCCCTGCCCGTCGTCGACACGGTGTCCGCGCCGCGCGACACGCCCTATCCGGGCGGGACCATCAAGCTGGAAGTGGATGCGACCGACACGACCCAGCGCATCTTCCGCGTGAAGGAAACGATCCCCGTCGCCGCCAGCGGGCCAATGACGCTGCTGATGCCGCAATGGCTGCCGGGCAACCATGCCCCACGCGGACAGATTGAGAAGCTGGCGGGCCTGACCATCACCGCCGACGGCAAGCCGGTGGCGTGGAAGCGCGATCCGCTCAACGTCTATGCCTTTCAGATCACTGTGCCGCAGGGCGCGCGCAATGTCGTCGCGCAGTTCCAGTTCCTGTCCGCCACCACGCCCGCACAGGGTCGCGTGGTGGTGACGCCCAAGATGCTCAACATCCAGTGGGAGTCGGTGTCGCTCTATCCAGCAGGCTATTTCACCCGCCAGATTCCGATTCAGGCGACCGTCACCTATCCCGATGGCTGGCAGGCCGCGACCGCGCTGCGGGGGAAGAAGACCGGATCGACTGTCGCCTATGACGTCATCGACTATGAGGCGTTGCAGGATTCGCCGGTGTTCGCGGGCACGCATTTCAAGGCGGTGGACCTTGGCAACAATGTGACGCTCAACATGGTCGCCGATGATGCGGAGGAGCTGGTCTATACGCCCGACCAGATGGCGAAGCACAAGAAGCTGGTGGCCGAGGCCAAGGCGCTGTTCGGCACCTATCATTTCGACCATTATGATTTCCTGTTCGCCATCACCGACGAGATGGGCGGCATCGGTCTGGAGCATCATCGCTCGTCCGAGAATCAGGTGGAACCCGGCTATTTCACCAAATGGGATGACGGGTTGCTGGATCGCAACCTGTTGCCGCATGAGTTCACCCATAGCTGGGACGGCAAATTCCGCCGCCCCGACCTGTTGTGGACGCCCGATTTTTCGGTGCCGATGCAGGACAACCTGTTGTGGGTCTATGAAGGGCAGACGCAATTCTGGGGCTATGTGCTGGGCGCGCGATCCGGCCTGTTCTCCAAGCAGGAGACGCTGGACGCCTATGCCCATATCGCCGCAAAGCTGGATACGGCCAAGGGCCGCGAATGGCGGCCGATGGAGGACACGACTCATGACCCCATCATCGCCGCCCGCCGTCCCAAGGGCTGGAGTAGCTGGCAGCGGTCGGAGGACTATTATAATGAAGGGCTGATGATCTGGCTGGAGGCGGATGCGATTATCCGCAAGCAGACGGGCGGTGCCAAGGGGCTGGACGATTTCGCCCAGGCCTTTTTCGGCATCAATCCGGGCGACTGGGGGCAGGTCGTCTATAATCGTCAGGACGTTATCAAGACGCTGAACGGCATCGCCCCTTATGACTGGGCGGGCTTCTTCACAAAATATGTCGACAGTCCCACCCGTGAGACGCCCAAGAGCGGCTTCACCATGGGCGGATACCGGCTGGTCTATGGCGACACGCCCGGCGCGATCACCAAAAAGGCGGAAGCCACGCAGAAAATGGTCGATCAGGGGTTCGGCATCGGCCTGATCGTCAAGAATGACGGCGAGATTTCCACCGTGGTCTGGGACAGCGCCGCATTCAAGGCAGGGCTGGCCGCGGGCACAAAGATCATCGCGGTTAACGGCAATGAATATTCGGCAGATGCTTTCAAGGCGGCAATCACCGCGGCGAAGAACCCCAAGACGCCGATCGAGATCATCGTCAAACAGGATAAATATTACCGCACTTTGAGGCTCGATTATTCCAGCGGCCTGCGCTATCCGCGCCTCGACAAATTAGGAGAGGGTGAAGGCAGCCTCGATACGCTGCTTAATCCGAAAACATAA
- the hisS gene encoding histidine--tRNA ligase has protein sequence MAKIETPRPIRGTQDILSGTPEAFGERFAHVAATFDRVRCLYGFQRVEVPVFEATAVFARSLGESTDVVSKEMYTFEDRGGDSVTLRPEFTAGIARAYITEGWQQYAPLKVATHGPLFRYERPQKGRFRQFHQLDAEIIGAAEPGADVELLVFADQLLKELGINEGVTLTLNTLGDAESRGAWRAALIAHFEAHRGQLSEESLDRLNRNPLRILDSKDPRDRPVADSAPDIDAYLTDEARGFFEKVTAGLDAAGVAWERNARLVRGLDYYRHTAFEFVTDRLGAQGTVLGGGRYDGLIENLGGPVTPAVGWAAGIERLAMLIDAPEIAKINVAVVVESDDLISCSYDVASKIWRSALSCEITSTGSPKKRWEKATKLKNPDIAISLSSSGEGGRPSLRIRYYAKYPQIEMPSDETLHSMFGASYDLQVERKPITLWADRPL, from the coding sequence ATGGCAAAAATCGAGACACCGCGCCCGATCCGGGGCACGCAGGACATATTGAGCGGCACGCCGGAGGCTTTTGGCGAACGCTTCGCCCATGTCGCAGCGACGTTCGACCGGGTTCGCTGCCTTTATGGTTTTCAGCGGGTCGAGGTGCCGGTGTTCGAGGCGACGGCAGTTTTTGCCCGCTCGCTGGGCGAAAGCACCGACGTCGTGTCGAAGGAAATGTACACGTTCGAGGATCGCGGTGGCGACAGCGTCACCCTGCGCCCTGAATTCACCGCCGGCATCGCCCGCGCCTATATTACCGAGGGCTGGCAGCAATATGCGCCGCTCAAAGTCGCGACCCACGGCCCACTGTTCCGCTACGAACGCCCGCAAAAGGGCCGCTTCCGCCAGTTCCACCAACTCGACGCCGAAATCATCGGCGCGGCCGAGCCGGGCGCGGATGTCGAACTGCTCGTCTTCGCCGACCAGTTGTTGAAAGAACTGGGCATCAATGAGGGCGTGACCCTGACCCTCAACACGCTGGGCGACGCGGAAAGCCGCGGCGCCTGGCGCGCCGCGCTGATCGCGCATTTCGAAGCGCATCGCGGCCAGTTGTCGGAAGAAAGCCTCGACCGGCTGAACCGCAACCCGCTGCGGATATTGGACAGCAAAGATCCCCGCGACCGCCCTGTGGCGGATAGCGCGCCGGACATCGACGCCTATCTGACAGACGAGGCGCGCGGCTTCTTCGAAAAGGTGACGGCGGGCCTCGACGCCGCTGGCGTGGCGTGGGAACGCAATGCGCGGTTGGTGCGCGGGTTGGACTATTATCGTCACACGGCGTTTGAGTTCGTTACCGACCGGCTGGGCGCGCAGGGCACTGTGCTGGGCGGCGGGCGCTATGACGGGCTGATCGAGAATCTGGGCGGTCCTGTGACTCCGGCGGTTGGCTGGGCGGCTGGGATCGAGCGGTTGGCGATGTTGATTGATGCGCCGGAGATTGCCAAAATCAATGTCGCAGTTGTAGTCGAATCAGACGATTTGATTTCATGCAGCTATGACGTGGCAAGCAAGATTTGGCGGTCTGCACTGTCCTGCGAAATAACTTCGACCGGCTCGCCAAAGAAGCGTTGGGAAAAGGCAACCAAGCTCAAAAATCCGGATATTGCCATTTCTCTATCTTCTTCGGGTGAAGGTGGAAGGCCGAGTTTACGCATTCGTTATTACGCTAAATATCCCCAGATAGAGATGCCGTCTGACGAAACGCTTCATTCGATGTTTGGAGCGAGTTATGATTTGCAGGTTGAGCGTAAGCCAATAACGCTCTGGGCGGACCGTCCACTCTAA